The following coding sequences are from one Pseudonocardia sp. HH130630-07 window:
- a CDS encoding M50 family metallopeptidase, giving the protein MAPLELITRGYELVAARPASLLAALLALVVVAWRPTWRLTRTAVTIAHEGGHALVAVLVGRGLTGIRLHADSSGVTYSTGAGRGAGVVVMFLAGYVFPPLLGLGGAVLVAADAATVMLWIGAGLLAATLLQIRNLYGGLAVLVTGAVLVLVALRAEEDLRTGFAAALAWFLLFGGVKAAAELRRGRRGGRLRHSDADRLAELTPLSGGAWAGFFLLAAVVATATAGWVVFAPGGAPA; this is encoded by the coding sequence GTGGCTCCCCTCGAGTTGATCACCCGCGGGTACGAGCTGGTCGCGGCCCGGCCGGCGTCGTTGCTGGCCGCGCTGCTGGCGCTGGTCGTGGTGGCCTGGCGGCCGACGTGGCGGCTGACCAGGACGGCGGTGACGATCGCCCACGAGGGCGGGCACGCGCTGGTCGCGGTCCTGGTCGGGCGGGGGCTGACCGGGATCCGGCTGCACGCGGACTCCTCGGGCGTCACCTACTCGACGGGTGCCGGGCGCGGTGCCGGGGTCGTCGTCATGTTCCTCGCGGGGTACGTCTTCCCGCCGCTGCTCGGCCTCGGCGGTGCGGTGCTCGTCGCGGCGGACGCGGCGACGGTGATGCTCTGGATCGGCGCCGGGCTGCTGGCCGCGACGCTGCTGCAGATCCGCAACCTCTACGGCGGGCTCGCCGTCCTGGTCACCGGGGCGGTGCTGGTGCTGGTCGCGCTGCGCGCCGAGGAGGACCTCCGCACCGGGTTCGCCGCCGCGCTGGCCTGGTTCCTGCTGTTCGGCGGGGTGAAGGCCGCGGCGGAACTGCGGCGCGGGCGGCGCGGCGGCCGGTTGCGGCACTCCGACGCCGACCGGCTCGCCGAGCTCACCCCGCTCTCCGGCGGTGCGTGGGCCGGGTTCTTCCTGCTCGCCGCGGTCGTCGCGACCGCGACAGCCGGATGGGTGGTGTTCGCGCCCGGCGGCGCGCCCGCCTGA
- a CDS encoding MerR family transcriptional regulator, with product MTTPHEDPVLLSIGRLSEWTGVPVRTIRFWSDEGLVPSDRSGSGHRVYDAAAVARLDLVRTLRELGLGLDDVRAVLSRRRGVGEIAQAHVRALEIRIRELRAQRAVCVLLARTAAGSEPDERSVTLMNDLARLSAAERQNMIDEFVTEAFAGTDPAAPGAGIADGMRILPTELPEDPTPDQVSAWVELAELVRDPGFRARVREMAVAGAGTDGPEHADRQADPAAVAEHAGAALAAGVDPASAEAAAVLERIPGAAGLDAAARSRAADTVELFADRRVERYWALLGTLNGWPAREPAIPAFEWFAAALRAAPGAAPVGDGGQSSVQP from the coding sequence GTGACCACGCCGCACGAGGACCCCGTACTGCTGAGCATCGGACGCCTGTCCGAGTGGACCGGGGTGCCGGTGCGCACGATCCGCTTCTGGTCCGACGAGGGCCTGGTGCCCTCGGACCGGAGCGGATCGGGCCACCGGGTGTACGACGCGGCCGCCGTCGCCCGGCTCGACCTGGTCCGGACCCTGCGCGAGCTGGGTCTGGGCCTCGACGACGTGCGTGCCGTGCTGTCCCGCCGACGGGGGGTCGGCGAGATCGCACAGGCGCACGTACGGGCGCTGGAGATCCGGATCCGGGAGCTACGGGCCCAGCGCGCGGTGTGCGTGCTGCTGGCCCGGACCGCTGCCGGTTCCGAACCCGACGAGAGGAGTGTGACCCTGATGAACGACCTCGCACGGCTGTCCGCCGCGGAGCGTCAGAACATGATCGACGAGTTCGTCACCGAGGCGTTCGCCGGGACCGACCCGGCGGCGCCGGGCGCCGGCATCGCCGACGGCATGCGGATCCTGCCGACCGAACTGCCCGAGGACCCGACACCGGACCAGGTGTCGGCGTGGGTGGAGCTGGCCGAGCTGGTCCGGGACCCCGGCTTCCGGGCCCGGGTGCGGGAGATGGCCGTCGCCGGCGCCGGTACCGACGGACCGGAGCACGCGGACCGGCAGGCCGACCCGGCCGCCGTCGCCGAGCACGCGGGCGCGGCGCTGGCGGCGGGGGTCGATCCCGCCTCGGCCGAGGCGGCCGCCGTCCTGGAGCGGATCCCGGGTGCGGCCGGGCTCGACGCCGCGGCCCGGTCCCGGGCCGCGGACACCGTCGAGCTGTTCGCCGACCGCCGGGTGGAGCGCTACTGGGCCCTGCTCGGGACGTTGAACGGCTGGCCGGCCCGCGAGCCGGCGATCCCGGCCTTCGAGTGGTTCGCCGCTGCGTTGAGGGCGGCACCGGGGGCGGCACCGGTCGGTGACGGGGGTCAGTCCTCGGTCCAGCCGTAG
- a CDS encoding bifunctional [glutamine synthetase] adenylyltransferase/[glutamine synthetase]-adenylyl-L-tyrosine phosphorylase: MDRRAGTSLARLGLTGPDTDATLRGLGWWSGEAPAAGCEEIMWALARSPDQVLALRAVERLAQTPPWPDIDAALRTDSGLRGRLFATLGSSTALGDHLVAHPDSWTLLADTPDRRDPAPDLARRTANLLRAVGADPDAPTPGAPGGARATVTGAAAVTALRTAYRDELLGLASADLAAVGDPALPVMEVDDVAAQLADLAEAALRAALAVAVAEQEPPEELRLAVIGMGKCGGRELNYVSDVDVVFVAEPGGELTQAATKLASRVMRVAGEACFEVDANLRPEGRQGALVRTLDGHVTYYRRWAKTWEFQALLKARPMAGDPELGAAYTGALAPMVWEASTRDDFVAEVQAMRTRVIENIPSDQRERELKLGRGGLRDVEFAVQLLQLVHGRNDDTLRSGNTLQALAELSAGGYVGRDDGANLAASYRFLRLLEHRLQLQKLRRTHLLPAADDTDALRWLARAARIRPDGRRDVVGVLVAEWQRNARRVSRLHEKLFYRPLLSAVSRIAGEEADAVLSPDAAKARLSALGWASADGALGHLRALTGGVSRAASIQRALLPVLLDELSHAPDPDRGLLAYRRVSEALAATPWYLRLLRDEGAVAQRLMTLLGTSALVPDLLARAPEVLRMLATSSEVQSPELTRDPAEVSVALRATVARQTTPEAAVASARSYRRHEMLRIACADLLGLIEIDAVCAALNSVNEAVIAATLDAVLRAEPEPLAALAVIGMGRLGGGESSYGSDADVMFVCAPAEGVEDHAAVKWATRVVEKLRRLLGAPSPDPALPVDADLRPEGRSGPMVRTLTSYRGYYARWSEVWETQALLRARPIAGDRALGREFTALIDPIRYPGDGLSAASVAEIRRIKARVDDERLPRGADRTTHTKLGHGGLADVEWTVQLLQLQHAGDLPELRTTSTLDGLHEAAEAGLVSGSDALELEQGWRSATSARNAIMLVKGKPGDQLPRSGRELAAVAAALGYPAGGDSGEFLDDYRRTARRARQVVERVFYGWTED, from the coding sequence ATGGATCGTCGCGCGGGAACCTCGCTGGCCCGGCTGGGACTCACCGGACCGGACACGGACGCGACCCTGCGGGGACTCGGGTGGTGGAGCGGCGAGGCCCCGGCCGCCGGGTGCGAGGAGATCATGTGGGCCCTCGCCCGCAGCCCCGACCAGGTCCTGGCGTTGCGCGCGGTCGAGCGGCTCGCCCAGACGCCGCCCTGGCCCGACATCGACGCCGCCCTGCGCACCGACTCCGGGCTGCGCGGGCGGTTGTTCGCCACCCTCGGCTCCTCCACGGCGCTCGGTGACCACCTGGTCGCCCACCCGGACAGCTGGACGCTGCTCGCCGACACCCCGGACCGGCGCGACCCGGCCCCGGACCTCGCGCGCCGCACCGCGAACCTGCTGCGCGCGGTCGGTGCCGACCCCGACGCCCCCACCCCCGGCGCCCCCGGTGGTGCCCGGGCGACGGTGACCGGGGCGGCGGCGGTCACGGCCCTGCGCACCGCCTACCGCGACGAACTGCTCGGCCTCGCCTCGGCGGACCTGGCCGCAGTGGGGGACCCGGCGCTGCCGGTGATGGAGGTCGACGACGTCGCCGCCCAGCTCGCCGACCTCGCCGAGGCGGCGCTGCGGGCCGCGCTGGCGGTCGCCGTCGCCGAGCAGGAACCGCCCGAGGAGCTGCGCCTCGCCGTCATCGGCATGGGCAAGTGCGGCGGCCGGGAGCTGAACTACGTCTCCGACGTCGACGTCGTCTTCGTGGCCGAGCCCGGCGGGGAGCTGACCCAGGCCGCGACGAAGCTCGCCTCCCGGGTCATGCGGGTGGCCGGCGAGGCCTGTTTCGAGGTCGACGCGAACCTCCGGCCGGAGGGGCGCCAGGGGGCCCTGGTCCGGACCCTGGACGGGCACGTCACCTACTACCGGCGGTGGGCGAAGACCTGGGAGTTCCAGGCCCTGCTCAAGGCCCGCCCGATGGCGGGGGACCCCGAGCTGGGCGCGGCCTACACCGGCGCGCTGGCGCCCATGGTGTGGGAGGCCTCCACCCGGGACGACTTCGTCGCCGAGGTGCAGGCGATGCGCACCCGGGTGATCGAGAACATCCCCTCCGACCAGCGGGAACGGGAGCTCAAGCTGGGCCGGGGCGGGCTGCGCGACGTCGAGTTCGCCGTCCAGCTCCTGCAGCTCGTGCACGGCCGCAACGACGACACCCTGCGTTCCGGCAACACCCTGCAGGCGCTCGCGGAACTGTCCGCGGGCGGCTACGTGGGCCGGGACGACGGCGCGAACCTGGCCGCGTCCTACCGCTTCCTGCGGTTGCTGGAGCACCGGCTGCAGCTGCAGAAGCTGCGCCGCACCCACCTGCTCCCGGCCGCCGACGACACCGACGCGCTGCGCTGGCTGGCCCGCGCGGCGCGGATCCGGCCGGACGGTCGTCGCGACGTCGTCGGGGTACTGGTCGCCGAGTGGCAGCGCAACGCGCGCCGGGTGAGCCGGTTGCACGAGAAGCTGTTCTACCGGCCGCTGCTGTCCGCGGTGTCCCGGATTGCGGGGGAGGAGGCCGACGCCGTCCTGTCCCCGGACGCGGCGAAGGCCCGGCTCTCGGCGCTGGGCTGGGCGTCCGCCGACGGCGCGCTCGGTCACCTGCGGGCGCTCACCGGCGGGGTCTCGCGGGCGGCGTCGATCCAGCGCGCACTGCTCCCGGTGCTGCTCGATGAGCTGTCGCACGCCCCCGACCCGGACCGCGGCCTGCTCGCCTACCGGCGGGTCTCCGAGGCTCTGGCCGCGACGCCCTGGTACCTGCGGCTGCTGCGCGACGAGGGCGCCGTCGCCCAGCGCTTGATGACGCTGCTCGGTACCTCCGCGCTGGTGCCGGACCTCCTGGCGCGGGCGCCGGAGGTCCTGCGGATGCTGGCGACGTCGTCGGAGGTGCAGAGCCCGGAGCTCACCCGGGACCCGGCCGAGGTCTCGGTGGCGCTGCGGGCGACCGTCGCCCGGCAGACGACGCCCGAGGCCGCCGTCGCGTCCGCGCGCTCCTACCGGCGGCACGAGATGCTGCGCATCGCCTGCGCCGACCTGCTCGGCCTGATCGAGATCGACGCCGTCTGCGCCGCGCTGAACTCGGTGAACGAGGCGGTCATCGCCGCGACCCTGGACGCGGTGCTGCGGGCCGAGCCGGAGCCGCTCGCCGCGCTGGCGGTGATCGGGATGGGCCGGCTCGGCGGCGGGGAGTCCAGCTACGGCAGCGACGCCGACGTCATGTTCGTCTGCGCGCCGGCCGAGGGCGTCGAGGACCACGCCGCCGTGAAGTGGGCGACCCGGGTCGTCGAGAAGCTGCGCCGGCTGCTCGGCGCACCCAGCCCGGACCCGGCCCTGCCGGTCGACGCCGACCTGCGACCGGAGGGCCGGTCCGGGCCGATGGTGCGGACGCTGACCTCCTACCGGGGCTACTACGCCCGCTGGAGCGAGGTCTGGGAGACCCAGGCACTGCTGCGGGCCCGGCCGATCGCCGGGGACCGGGCGCTGGGCCGGGAGTTCACCGCGCTGATCGACCCGATCCGGTACCCGGGCGACGGGCTGTCGGCCGCCTCGGTGGCCGAGATCCGGCGGATCAAGGCCCGGGTCGACGACGAGCGGCTCCCGCGCGGTGCGGACCGCACCACCCACACCAAGCTGGGCCACGGTGGTCTCGCCGACGTCGAGTGGACCGTGCAGCTGCTGCAGCTGCAGCACGCGGGTGACCTGCCCGAGCTGCGGACCACCTCGACCCTCGACGGCCTGCACGAGGCCGCCGAGGCCGGGCTGGTCAGCGGGTCCGACGCCCTGGAGCTGGAGCAGGGCTGGCGGTCCGCCACCAGCGCGCGGAACGCGATCATGCTGGTCAAGGGCAAACCGGGCGACCAGCTCCCGCGCTCGGGGCGGGAGCTGGCCGCGGTGGCCGCCGCGCTCGGGTATCCGGCCGGCGGCGACTCCGGTGAGTTCCTCGACGACTACCGGCGCACCGCGCGGCGCGCCCGGCAGGTCGTCGAGCGGGTGTTCTACGGCTGGACCGAGGACTGA
- a CDS encoding DUF397 domain-containing protein: MTDRTSSDLQFRKSSFSSTDQGCVEVADDPTGGRWLRDTKDRSLAPHYFTEQEWTAFLAGVRNGEFD, encoded by the coding sequence ATGACCGACCGGACCTCGTCCGACCTGCAGTTCCGCAAGTCCAGTTTCAGCAGCACCGACCAGGGCTGCGTCGAGGTCGCCGACGACCCCACCGGCGGCCGCTGGCTGCGCGACACCAAGGACCGCTCCCTGGCCCCGCACTACTTCACCGAGCAGGAGTGGACGGCGTTCCTCGCCGGCGTCCGCAACGGCGAGTTCGACTGA
- the glnA gene encoding type I glutamate--ammonia ligase, translating to MDRQQEFVLRTLEERDIRFVRLWFTDVLGYLKSVAVAPAELEGAFAEGIGFDGSAIEGFARVYESDMVAKPDPSTFQVLPWESASGEHYSARMFCDIAMPDGSPSWADPRHVLTRALNKAGEAGFTCYVHPEIEFYLLKNLPDDGSRPLPADSGGYFDQASHDVAPHFRRNTIETLESMGISVEFSHHEGGPGQQEIDLRYADALTMADNLMTFRYVVKEVALTQGVRASFMPKPFSEHPGSAMHTHFSLFEGDHNAFHDLDDPYELSATGKAFVAGVLRHAREITAVTNQWVNSYKRLITGGEAPTAVSWGHANRSALVRVPMYSPGKSSSRRIEVRTLDSSCNPYLAYAVILGAGLTGIQKGYELPPATEDDVWALTDTERKALGYELLPQNLTEALDVMERSELVAEFLGEHVFDFFLRNKRAEWDAYRRNVTPHELATYLPVL from the coding sequence ATGGACCGCCAGCAGGAGTTCGTGCTCCGCACCCTCGAGGAACGCGACATCCGTTTCGTCCGTCTGTGGTTCACGGACGTGCTCGGCTACCTGAAGTCGGTGGCGGTCGCGCCGGCCGAGCTGGAGGGGGCGTTCGCCGAGGGGATCGGGTTCGACGGCTCGGCGATCGAGGGCTTCGCCCGGGTCTACGAGTCGGACATGGTGGCGAAGCCGGACCCGTCGACGTTCCAGGTCCTGCCGTGGGAGAGCGCGTCCGGGGAGCACTACTCGGCGCGGATGTTCTGCGACATCGCGATGCCGGACGGGTCGCCGTCCTGGGCCGACCCCCGGCACGTGCTGACCAGGGCGCTGAACAAGGCCGGCGAGGCCGGGTTCACCTGCTACGTGCACCCGGAGATCGAGTTCTACCTGCTCAAGAACCTCCCCGACGACGGCTCGCGCCCGCTCCCCGCCGACTCCGGCGGCTACTTCGACCAGGCCAGCCACGACGTCGCACCGCACTTCCGGCGCAACACCATCGAGACGCTGGAGTCGATGGGCATCTCGGTGGAGTTCAGCCACCACGAGGGCGGGCCCGGCCAGCAGGAGATCGACCTGCGCTACGCCGACGCGCTCACGATGGCCGACAACCTCATGACGTTCCGCTACGTCGTGAAGGAGGTCGCCCTGACCCAGGGCGTGCGGGCGTCGTTCATGCCGAAGCCGTTCTCCGAGCACCCCGGCTCGGCGATGCACACGCACTTCTCGCTGTTCGAGGGCGACCACAACGCCTTCCACGACCTGGACGACCCGTACGAGCTCTCCGCCACCGGCAAGGCGTTCGTCGCCGGGGTGCTGCGGCACGCCAGGGAGATCACCGCGGTCACCAACCAGTGGGTGAACTCCTACAAGCGGCTGATCACCGGCGGGGAGGCCCCGACCGCGGTGTCCTGGGGCCACGCCAACCGCTCGGCGCTGGTCCGGGTGCCGATGTACTCACCGGGCAAGTCCTCCTCGCGCCGGATCGAGGTGCGCACCCTGGACTCCTCGTGCAACCCGTACCTGGCCTACGCGGTGATCCTGGGCGCCGGCCTGACCGGCATCCAGAAGGGCTACGAGCTGCCCCCCGCCACCGAGGACGACGTCTGGGCGCTCACCGACACCGAGCGCAAGGCGCTGGGTTACGAGCTGCTGCCGCAGAACCTGACCGAGGCACTGGACGTGATGGAGCGCAGCGAGCTGGTGGCCGAGTTCCTCGGCGAGCACGTGTTCGACTTCTTCCTGCGCAACAAGCGCGCCGAGTGGGACGCCTACCGCCGCAACGTCACCCCGCACGAGCTGGCGACGTACCTGCCCGTCCTCTGA
- a CDS encoding alpha/beta hydrolase: MVTGACSGIGNTSNEVPTAQDPPELAQFYTQELSWGPCGDYAQTTQDQQAFADPQFDCTRVTVPQDYAQPGGETMQIALLRKKATGDRIGSVFADPGGPGGSGTSFMASSAAGWAAAGLGDRFDMIGFDPRGTGASEPKIECLTDEENDTDRTRVFADPSPAGIAAAEARNKEYADRCAERTGTDVLANVGTRDVAKDMDILRAVVGDEKMTYAGFSYGTELGTAYAEAFPQNVRALLLDGAVDPTQSPTDSAVKQNAGFQLAFDAFAKDCTSRPNCPLGTDPAQATRAFQTVVQPLLDRPVPTSDGRTLSFDDAQTGVSQALYVSQLWPALQRGISQVATGNGDILMLLADLYHQRDEQGSYSNMLQVFQSISCVNQPAITDPAEAAELARAADEAAPFRSTGRGPVGARDACAFWSVPPTAEPHTPQVDGLAPVVVVSVTGDPATPYQAGVDLADQLGGNLIKVNGNQHGASLQGDPCVDKLVVDYLVDLKLPDEGAECTLAPA; the protein is encoded by the coding sequence ATGGTCACCGGAGCGTGCTCGGGCATCGGGAACACCTCGAACGAGGTGCCGACCGCGCAGGACCCGCCGGAGCTGGCGCAGTTCTACACCCAGGAGCTGTCCTGGGGCCCGTGCGGCGACTACGCGCAGACCACGCAGGACCAGCAGGCCTTCGCCGACCCGCAGTTCGACTGCACCCGGGTCACCGTCCCGCAGGACTACGCCCAGCCGGGCGGCGAGACCATGCAGATCGCGCTGCTGCGCAAGAAGGCCACCGGCGACCGGATCGGCTCGGTGTTCGCCGATCCCGGCGGTCCCGGCGGGTCGGGCACGTCGTTCATGGCGAGCTCGGCCGCGGGCTGGGCGGCGGCCGGGCTCGGCGACCGGTTCGACATGATCGGGTTCGACCCCCGTGGCACCGGCGCCAGCGAGCCGAAGATCGAGTGCCTGACCGACGAGGAGAACGACACCGACCGCACCAGGGTCTTCGCCGACCCGTCGCCCGCCGGGATCGCCGCGGCCGAGGCCCGCAACAAGGAGTACGCCGACCGGTGCGCCGAGCGCACCGGCACCGACGTGCTGGCCAACGTGGGCACCCGCGACGTCGCGAAGGACATGGACATCCTGCGGGCGGTCGTGGGCGACGAGAAGATGACCTACGCCGGGTTCTCCTACGGCACCGAGCTCGGCACCGCCTACGCCGAGGCGTTCCCGCAGAACGTCCGCGCCCTGCTGCTGGACGGGGCGGTCGACCCGACCCAGTCGCCGACCGACTCCGCGGTGAAGCAGAACGCCGGGTTCCAGCTGGCGTTCGACGCGTTCGCGAAGGACTGCACGAGCCGGCCCAACTGCCCGCTGGGCACCGACCCGGCCCAGGCCACCCGCGCCTTCCAGACGGTCGTGCAGCCGCTGCTCGACCGGCCGGTCCCGACCAGCGACGGGCGGACCCTGAGCTTCGACGACGCCCAGACCGGGGTGAGCCAGGCGCTCTACGTCTCCCAGCTCTGGCCGGCCCTGCAGCGCGGCATCTCGCAGGTCGCGACCGGCAACGGCGACATCCTCATGCTGCTCGCCGACCTCTACCACCAGCGCGACGAGCAGGGCTCCTACTCGAACATGCTGCAGGTGTTCCAGTCGATCAGCTGTGTGAACCAGCCGGCGATCACCGACCCGGCCGAGGCGGCCGAGCTGGCCCGCGCCGCGGACGAGGCGGCCCCGTTCCGCTCCACCGGGCGCGGCCCGGTCGGCGCCCGGGACGCGTGCGCGTTCTGGTCGGTCCCCCCGACCGCCGAGCCGCACACCCCGCAGGTCGACGGGCTCGCCCCGGTCGTCGTGGTGTCCGTCACCGGCGACCCGGCGACGCCGTACCAGGCCGGTGTCGACCTCGCCGACCAGCTCGGCGGCAACCTGATCAAGGTCAACGGCAACCAGCACGGCGCGTCGCTGCAGGGTGATCCCTGCGTGGACAAGCTGGTCGTGGACTACCTCGTGGACCTCAAGCTGCCCGACGAGGGCGCCGAGTGCACCCTTGCCCCGGCGTGA